One part of the Vitis riparia cultivar Riparia Gloire de Montpellier isolate 1030 chromosome 6, EGFV_Vit.rip_1.0, whole genome shotgun sequence genome encodes these proteins:
- the LOC117916365 gene encoding structure-specific endonuclease subunit SLX1 homolog 2 codes for MTKRKGRSEISEETLNSEEKGGDFFACYLLASLSPRHKGHSYIGFTVNPRRRIRQHNGEITCGAWKTKRKRPWEMVLCIYGFPTNVSALQFEWAWQHPTESLAVRKAAAGFKSLSGIANKIKLAYTMFTLPAWQSLNLTVNFFSTKYTKHSAGCPILPEHMRVQVSPMDELPCYSGSDQSFFDNARGDEKEELGERGSSSDGFDQVTAHEETALEQFRWIEEHGLRQPGDSPSPEVVHCSGKTQENAMRQPADSPTSKDEHRPPFCLIDSPVRTSSHSTEGTLDDKDTSGLSKENKVLTMKQLPATVAADRGKPKTSSLDTSCEIEVIDLLSCSPAYRTNPCFKKRRAATVHPEIIDLTNSPIFV; via the exons ATGACGAAGAGAAAGGGGCGATCAGAAATCTCAGAAGAAACCCTAAATTCAGAGGAGAAAGGCGGTGATTTCTTTGCCTGCTATCTACTGGCTTCCCTCAGCCCCAGGCACAAAGGCCACTCCTATATCGG ATTTACAGTTAATCCAAGGCGTAGAATCAGGCAACACAACGGTGAAATAACGTGTGGAGCATGGAAAACCAAGAGGAAGCGCCCTTGGGAAATGGTTCTATGTATTTATGGTTTCCCAACAAATGTTTCTGCTCTTCAG TTTGAATGGGCGTGGCAGCACCCAACAGAGTCACTAGCCGTCAGAAAGGCAGCTGCAGGTTTCAAATCCCTTTCTGGGATTGCCAATAAGATCAAACTCGCGTACACCATGTTCACCCTCCCGGCATGGCAGAG CTTGAACCTCACAGTgaactttttctcaacaaaGTATACAAAGCATTCTGCTGGTTGCCCAATCTTGCCAGAGCACATGAGGGTGCAAGTTTCTCCCATGGATGAGCTTCCATGCTATTCAGGAAGTGATCAGAGTTTCTTTGACAATGCCAGGGGCGATGAGAAAGAAGAACTTGGTGAAAGAGGCAGCAGCAGTGATGGATTTGATCAAGTAACGGCCCATGAGGAGACTGCTCTGGAGCAGTTTAGATGGATTGAAGAACATGGCTTGAGACAACCAGGGGACTCACCCTCTCCAGAAGTAGTTCATTGTTCTGGAAAGACCCAAGAAAACGCCATGAGACAACCTGCAGACTCGCCCACTTCAAAAGATGAACATAGACCACCATTTTGTCTCATTGATTCCCCAGTGAGAACATCTTCTCATAGCACAGAAGGAACTCTTGATGATAAAGATACCTCTGGATTgagcaaagaaaataaagttctGACAATGAAACAATTGCCAGCTACAGTGGCTGCTGATAGAGGTAAACCAAAAACCAGCAGTCTCGATACCTCTTGTGAAATTGAGGTTATAGATCTATTGAGCTGCTCACCTGCCTACAGAACTAACCCATGTTTCAAGAAGAGAAGAGCTGCTACTGTCCATCCTGAGATCATTGACTTGACCAATTCACCCATTTTTGTGTAG
- the LOC117916363 gene encoding CBL-interacting serine/threonine-protein kinase 10, which produces MESKGAVLMNRYELGRLLGQGTFAKVYYARNLKTGQSVAIKVIDKEKVVKVGLKDQIKREISVMKLARHPNVLQLYEVMATKSKIYFVMEYAKGGELFKKVAKGKLKEEVAWKYFRQLIDAVDFCHSRGVYHRDLKPENLLLDENDNLKVSDFGLSAMAECKHQDGLLHTTCGTPTYVAPEVINKKGYDGAKADIWSCGVVLFVLLAGYLPFHDSNLIEMYRKISKAEFKCPNWFSPDVRRLLQKILDPNPNTRISIAKIKESSWFRRGLKSKQIKSETGSKDMAPLDSDAASGPCKSNGMASEAKQELAKPTNLNAFDIISISAGFDLSGLFEEPCQKKKAIFTFRKPAAVIISRLEEIAKHLRLKVMKKDAGFMKFEGLKEGKKGILSIDAEIFEVTPSFHLVEVKKSNGDTLEYQKLLKEDIRPALQDIVWTWQGEEQQQQQQLS; this is translated from the coding sequence ATGGAGAGTAAAGGGGCTGTGTTGATGAACAGATATGAATTAGGAAGATTGCTAGGGCAAGGTACCTTTGCTAAGGTTTACTATGCCAGGAATCTTAAAACTGGCCAGAGTGTGGCCATTAAAGTGATAGACAAAGAGAAGGTTGTGAAGGTTGGGCTCAAAGATCAGATCAAGCGAGAAATATCTGTTATGAAACTGGCTAGACACCCTAATGTTTTGCAGCTTTATGAGGTTATGGCCACCAAAAGTAAGATCTACTTTGTTATGGAATATGCTAAAGGTGGTGAGCTCTTTAAGAAGGTGGCTAAAGGGAAGCTAAAGGAGGAAGTTGCATGGAAATATTTTAGGCAGCTGATTGATGCTGTTGATTTCTGCCATAGCAGGGGAGTTTATCACCGTGATCTGAAACCGGAAAACTTATTGTTGGATGAGAATGATAACCTAAAGGTCTCTGACTTTGGATTAAGTGCCATGGCTGAATGCAAGCATCAAGATGGGCTACTCCACACCACTTGTGGGACTCCTACCTATGTTGCTCCTGAAGTGATCAACAAAAAAGGCTATGACGGGGCCAAAGCTGACATTTGGTCTTGTGGGGTGGTCTTATTTGTCCTACTGGCGGGTTATCTCCCATTTCATGattcaaatttgattgaaaTGTATAGGAAGATTAGTAAGGCAGAGTTTAAGTGCCCTAATTGGTTCTCACCAGATGTACGCAGGTTGCTTCAAAAGATATTGGATCCAAATCCCAATACTAGAATTTCCATTGCCAAAATCAAGGAAAGTTCTTGGTTCAGAAGAGGATTGAAATCCAAACAGATAAAATCTGAAACAGGAAGCAAGGACATGGCTCCTTTGGATTCAGATGCAGCTTCGGGTCCCTGCAAAAGTAATGGTATGGCTTCTGAAGCAAAGCAAGAGTTAGCCAAACCTACAAACCTGAATGCTTTCGATATCATCTCTATTTCTGCTGGTTTTGATCTGTCTGGCTTGTTTGAGGAACCTTgtcaaaagaaaaaggcaataTTTACTTTCAGAAAACCTGCTGCTGTCATCATCTCTCGACTGGAAGAAATTGCCAAGCATCTGAGGCTGAAAGTGATGAAGAAGGATGCAGGTTTCATGAAATTTGAGGGCCTGAAGGAAGGTAAGAAAGGAATCTTGTCCATTGATGCAGAGATTTTTGAGGTGACACCATCTTTTCATTTGGTGGAAGTAAAGAAGTCTAATGGAGATACGTTGGAATATCAGAAGCTACTGAAAGAAGATATAAGACCTGCTCTCCAAGATATCGTTTGGACTTGGCAAGGTGAGGAGCAGCAGCAACAACAGCAGCTTTCCTGA
- the LOC117916491 gene encoding uncharacterized protein LOC117916491: MCPLRLILIFLSATLAGFFVLRNLKSQPQVVADAPADGDRDDNDPHDSTPKSSKVLSAIGSGFWTCVDMASGRYLWRHLVSSSKPSD; this comes from the exons ATGTGTCCGCTCAGGCTCATTCTCATCTTCCTCTCCGCCACCCTCGCCGGATTCTTCGTTCTCAGGAACCTCAAATCCCAACCTCAAGTTGTCGCCGACGCTCCCGCCGACGGTGATCGAGATGACAATGATCCCCACGACTCCACTCCCAAGTCCTCCAAG GTATTGTCGGCAATAGGATCGGGGTTCTGGACATGCGTGGACATGGCAAGCGGGCGCTATCTCTGGAGGCATTTGGTTTCGTCCTCCAAGCCTTCCGATTGA
- the LOC117917009 gene encoding pentatricopeptide repeat-containing protein At1g08070, chloroplastic-like, with product MTSIPKNLSSLADYLAFRSQNAFLNLSELQQIHCQILTNDYFHSNSLVTNFLSSCFRSQKPRYALVFLQNLKSPDPSLWNSMIRVSLESGVCPDFLGFYSGMLRNDVLPSKTSFSLILRSCAISGEAQLGEAFHCQIMKMGFEYDMILQTGLLDFYAKVGDLKCAKRVFMGMPRRDVVANNAMISALSKHGYVEEARNLFDNMTERNSCSWNSMITCYCKLGDVNSARLTFDCNPVKDVVSWNAIIDGYCKSKQLVAAQELFLLMGSARNSVSWNTMISAYVQCGEFGTAISMFQQMQSENVKPTEVTMVSLLSACAHLGALDMGEWIHGYIRTKRLKIDVVLGNALIDMYCKCGALEAALDVFHGLSRKNIFCWNSIIVGLGMNGRGEEAIAAFIAMEKEGIKPDGVTFVGILSGCSHSGLLSAGQRYFSEMLGVYGLEPGVEHYGCMVDLLGRAGYLKEALELIRTMPMKPNSMVLGSLLRACQIHKDTKLGEQVTQQLLELDPCDGGNYVFLSNLYASLNRWDDVNTCRKLMIKRGVHKTPGCSSIEVNNIVHEFVAGDTSHPQFTQINAFLDEIAKELKGQGHVPNTANVLHDIEEEEKEGAIRYHSERIAVAFGLMSTPPGKTIRVVKNLRTCSDCHSAMKLISNAFKREIIVRDRKRFHHFRNGSCSCNDYW from the coding sequence ATGACTTCGATTCCCAAAAATCTATCATCTCTCGCTGATTATCTAGCTTTCAGATCGCAAAATGCCTTCTTAAACCTCAGTGAATTACAACAAATCCATTGTCAAATCCTCACCAACGActattttcattcaaattctCTTGTCACCAACTTTCTGTCTTCATGTTTTCGTTCTCAGAAGCCTCGCTACGCTTTGGTTTTCTTGCAGAATCTGAAAAGCCCAGACCCATCTCTGTGGAATTCAATGATTCGGGTTTCATTGGAATCTGGGGTTTGTCCGGATTTTCTGGGTTTTTACAGTGGGATGCTCCGTAATGATGTGCTTCCCAGcaaaacttcattttctttgattctcCGATCGTGTGCTATTTCGGGTGAAGCCCAGTTAGGTGAGGCTTTTCATTGCCAGATAATGAAGATGGGTTTTGAATATGACATGATTTTACAAACTGGGTTGCTGGATTTTTATGCTAAGGTTGGGGATTTGAAGTGTGCCAAGAGGGTGTTCATGGGAATGCCTAGGAGAGATGTTGTTGCGAATAATGCGATGATTTCAGCGTTGAGTAAGCATGGGTATGTTGAGGAGGCCCGGAATCTGTTTGATAATATGACAGAGCGTAACTCGTGTTCGTGGAATTCCATGATAACTTGCTATTGCAAGTTAGGTGATGTCAATTCAGCTCGTTTGACGTTTGATTGTAATCCAGTTAAAGACGTAGTTTCATGGAATGCCATAATTGATGGGTATTGTAAGTCGAAGCAACTAGTGGCTGCTCAGGAGCTGTTCCTTTTGATGGGATCAGCTAGGAATTCTGTCTCTTGGAATACCATGATCTCAGCATATGTTCAATGTGGGGAGTTTGGAACAGCCATATCTATGTTCCAACAAATGCAATCTGAAAATGTGAAGCCGACTGAGGTAACCATGGTTAGTTTGCTATCTGCCTGCGCTCATCTTGGCGCTTTGGATATGGGTGAATGGATTCATGGTTATATAAGaacaaaaaggttaaaaattGATGTTGTTTTAGGTAATGCTCTCATAGACATGTACTGCAAATGTGGGGCTTTGGAAGCAGCCCTTGATGTCTTTCATGGCCTTTCCAGAAAGAACATCTTTTGTTGGAATTCTATTATTGTAGGATTGGGAATGAATGGTCGTGGTGAGGAAGCTATAGCTGCTTTCATTGCGATGGAGAAGGAAGGAATTAAGCCAGATGGAGTGACCTTTGTTGGGATTTTGAGTGGGTGTAGTCACTCAGGCTTGTTATCTGCAGGTCAAAGATATTTCTCTGAAATGCTTGGAGTTTATGGGTTGGAACCTGGAGTTGAACACTATGGCTGCATGGTTGACCTCCTAGGTCGAGCAGGTTATCTCAAAGAGGCATTAGAACTTATAAGGACCATGCCCATGAAACCAAATTCAATGGTGTTGGGAAGCTTGCTTCGGGCATGTCAGATTCATAAGGATACCAAACTGGGTGAGCAGGTGACCCAGCAACTATTGGAGTTGGACCCTTGTGATGGTGGAAATTATGTATTCTTGTCCAATCTATATGCCTCCTTAAACCGGTGGGATGATGTGAATACATGCCGGAAATTAATGATCAAGAGGGGGGTGCATAAAACACCTGGATGCAGTTCAATTGAGGTGAACAATATAGTACATGAATTTGTGGCTGGAGACACTTCACATCCTCAATTCACCCAAATTAATGCATTTTTGGATGAGATTGCAAAGGAATTGAAAGGGCAAGGGCATGTGCCAAATACTGCCAATGTGCTACATGACATAGAGGAAGAGGAGAAAGAGGGTGCAATTAGATACCATAGTGAGAGGATTGCTGTTGCTTTTGGACTTATGAGCACACCTCCTGGAAAGACAATTCGGGTCGTCAAGAACCTCCGGACATGCAGTGATTGCCATTCTGCTATGAAGCTTATATCCAATGCATTCAAGAGAGAGATTATTGTGAGGGACCGGAAACGCTTTCACCATTTCAGGAATGGGTCTTGTTCCTGTAATGATTACTGGTGA
- the LOC117916035 gene encoding LOB domain-containing protein 15: MSRERERLFDEVGKKIKRETDHKSSHMGRRQLLGPPGTLNTITPCAACKLLRRRCAEECPFSPYFSPHEPHKFAAVHKVFGASNVSKMLMDVAENQRADAVNSLVFEANLRLRDPVYGCMGAISALQHQVHSLQTELNAVKAEILKYKYREAASTIISSSHAAIVSSESDSISAVALPSSLPPPPLSLPPPTPSVVSSSPPSASSLYTILPSSTTGYSSITSDNIPYFD, translated from the exons ATGTCCAGAGAAAG GGAGAGATTATTTGATGAAGTAGGAAAGAAGATCAAGAGAGAAACTGATCATAAATCTTCTCATATGGGAAGGAGACAGTTGCTGGGGCCTCCTGGGACCTTGAACACTATCACCCCTTGTGCTGCATGTAAGCTTCTGAGAAGAAGATGTGCTGAAGAGTGCCCTTTCTCCCCCTATTTCTCCCCCCATGAACCCCACAAGTTTGCTGCTGTCCACAAAGTTTTTGGTGCCAGCAACGTCTCCAAGATGCTCATG GATGTTGCAGAGAACCAAAGAGCAGATGCCGTGAACAGCCTGGTTTTTGAAGCAAACTTGAGGCTCAGAGATCCAGTCTATGGATGCATGGGTGCAATCTCAGCTTTACAACATCAAGTTCATTCTCTACAAACCGAACTTAATGCAGTGAAAGCTGAGATACTGAAATACAAGTATAGAGAAGCTGCTTCCACCATCATTTCTTCTAGTCATGCTGCTATAGTTTCTTCGGAGTCCGATTCGATATCTGCAGTTGCACTGCCATCATCTCTTCCTCCACCTCCTCTATCTCTACCCCCACCCACACCATCAGTTGTTTCTTCTTCACCTCCTTCTGCATCTTCTTTGTATACAATACTGCCTTCAAGCACAACAGGCTATAGCTCTATTACAAGCGATAACATTCCATACTTCGACTGA
- the LOC117916034 gene encoding protein THYLAKOID ASSEMBLY 8-like, chloroplastic has protein sequence MAIRAFSRSKIPIFSAKILQSLIKSPIKESTKFQFPVLEVASNKPLLGLKHYHDGRPRGPLWRGKKLIGKEALFVILGLKRFKDDEEKLRKFIKSHVLRLLKMDMIAVLTELERQEEVTLAVEVFRVFQKQDWYKPDVYLYKDLIIALAKCKKMDNAMQLWENMRKEDLFPDYQTYTEVIRGFLRHGSPADAMNIYEDMKKSPDPPEELPFRILLKGLLPHPLLRNRVKQDFEEIFPNRHVYDPPEEIFGIH, from the exons ATGGCGATTCGAGCATTTTCAAGAtcaaaaatcccaattttctctGCAAAAATCCTGCAAAGCCTAATCAAATCACCTATTAAAGAGTCTACAAAGTTCCAATTTCCAGTTCTAGAAGTGGCTTCGAACAAACCCCTCCTTGGTTTGAAGCATTACCACGACGGAAGGCCAAGAGGACCCCTTTGGAGAGGGAAGAAACTGATCGGGAAAGAAGCCCTCTTTGTGATATTGGGtttgaaaagattcaaagacGATGAAGAGAAGCTTCGCAAGTTCATTAAGTCACATGTGTTGAGGCTCCTGAAGATGGATATGATTGCTGTGCTCACTGAGCTTGAGCGCCAAGAGGAGGTTACACTGGCTGTTGag GTGTTTAGAGTGTTTCAAAAGCAAGACTGGTATAAGCCTGATGTCTATTTGTATAAGGACTTGATTATTGCATTAGCAAAATGCAAAAAAATGGACAATGCAATGCAATTGTGGGAAAATATGAGAAAGGAGGATTTGTTCCCTGATTATCAAACATACACAGAAGTCATTCGGGGGTTCTTGAGACATGGGTCACCtgcagatgctatgaacatataTGAAGACATGAAGAAGTCTCCAGATCCACCAGAGGAGTTGCCATTCAGGATATTGTTGAAGGGACTTCTGCCACATCCCCTTTTGAGAAATAGAGTCAAGCAAGACTTTGAGGAGATATTTCCCAATCGGCATGTTTATGATCCTCCAGAAGAGATATTTGGCATACACTAA
- the LOC117917119 gene encoding uncharacterized protein LOC117917119, whose amino-acid sequence MSAETGSRDKINKKLKLAIKRSKNSKDDVKTLDSRRKVFQGNKEVQRTSSAGRFSKRVNGGKERHQVEIDDKNRFKLVNSDRKRKRIYADQDTGVNEGTFHKNAGIPNGKTLSWEKRKGTMEGRVNAGGISNRKRSLKGGRSSGEDESDDNKSSSKSVRPVRFRSKVEDATVEPKHPSRRPKDTKVSAKLSNGKLRIKAKTVDKMESLKLDGHGDGSLKKHARSKSNPSTHLYRGQNKHPDVSLVKPTKRTVKDKKSLDDNSVAADNRPKKKKRVIRIDPYDITNKRLDDGIVTNESTKEKDEDLERNVTMSKNAQFHAIQPSPSILAFVEDNLLGRRRLIELRRSGYNTELSAPLDNIPFSTSSERERIEESIFRNKLTFFAAANVSSSFPPPDLPEIAFAGRSNVGKSSMLNALTRQWGVARTSDKPGLTQTINFFKLGSKLSLVDLPGYGFAYAKEEVKDSWEELVKEYVSTRIGLKRVCLLVDTKWGMKPRDHELIDLMERAQTKYQILLTKTDLVFPIDVARRAMQIEESLKANKSIVQPLMMVSSKSGAGIRSLRTVLAKIGRFAKL is encoded by the exons ATGTCTGCAGAAACAGGCTCAAGGGATAAGATCAATAAGAAACTCAAGCTTGCTATTAAAAGATCAAAGAATTCCAAGGATGATGTTAAAACCCTAGATAGTAGGAGAAAGGTTTTTCAAGGAAATAAAGAGGTTCAAAGGACTTCTAGTGCTGGGAGATTTAGCAAGAGAGTGAATGGTGGTAAGGAGAGGCACCAGGTGGAGATTGATGATAAGAATAGGTTTAAATTGGTGAACTCTGACcggaaaagaaagagaatataTGCTGACCAAGATACAGGCGTCAATGAGGGAACATTCCACAAAAATGCAGGGATACCTAATGGGAAGACTTTATCCTGGGAGAAACGAAAAGGAACCATGGAAGGAAGAGTCAATGCTGGTGGGATATCTAATAGGAAAAGATCTTTGAAAGGAGGAAGAAGCTCGGGTGAAGATGAGTCTGATGACAACAAAAGTAGCTCTAAATCTGTTCGCCCGGTTAGGTTTAGAAGCAAAGTGGAGGATGCTACAGTTGAACCTAAGCATCCTTCTCGCAGACCTAAGGACACTAAGGTAAGTGCAAAATTATCCAATGGTAAATTGAGAATCAAGGCAAAGACTGTTGATAAAATGGAATCTCTTAAACTAGATGGGCATGGAGATGGTTCACTGAAGAAACATGCTAGAAGCAAATCTAACCCAAGTACACACTTGTATCGGGGTCAAAACAAACACCCAGATGTATCTCTTGTGAAGCCAACTAAGAGAACagttaaagataaaaaaagctTGGATGACAATTCTGTTGCAGCAGACAATCGACCCAAGAAAAAAAAGCGAGTAATTCGGATAGATCCATACGATATCACGAATAAGCGGCTAGATGATGGCATAGTTACTAATG AGAGTACCAAGGAGAAGGACGAAGATTTGGAGAGGAATGTTACAATGTCGAAAAATGCACAGTTCCACGCAATACAACCTAGCCCCTCTATCCTGGCCTTCGTGGAAGATAAT CTGTTGGGTCGTAGACGATTGATTGAGTTACGAAGGTCGGGCTACAACACTGAGCTTTCTGCTCCTTTGGATAATATCCCCTTTTCTACAAGTTCAGAAAGAGAGCGGATTGAAGAATCT ATATTTAGGAATAAATTGACATTTTTTGCTGCTGCAAatgtttcttcttcatttccTCCCCCCGACCTTCCAGAGATTGCATTTGCTG GAAGGTCAAATGTTGGGAAATCATCAATGCTAAATGCACTTACCAGACAATGGGGTGTTGCGCGAACGTCAGACAAGCCTGGGCTTACTCAG ACCATTAATTTCTTCAAGCTTGGATCTAAGCTCTCTTTAGTTGATTTGCCTGGATATGGCTTTGCTTATGCGAAAGAGGAAGTTAAAGATTCTTGGGAGGAGCTT gTTAAAGAGTATGTCTCCACAAGAATTGGCCTGAAGCGAGTATGCCTTCTTGTTGACACAAAATGGGGTATGAAGCCTAGGGATCATGAGCTCATTGATTTGATGGAAAG AGCTCAAACTAAATACCAGATTTTGTTAACCAAGACCGATTTGGTGTTCCCAATTGATGTAGCACGACGTGCGATGCAAATTGAAGAG AGCCTCAAGGCAAATAAGTCTATAGTTCAACCTTTG atGATGGTGAGCTCGAAATCTGGAGCTGGTATCCGAAGTTTAAGAACAGTACTTGCTAAGATTGGTCGGTTCGCCAAACTATAA
- the LOC117916036 gene encoding uncharacterized protein LOC117916036 produces MTSRRSSNDSQKTLKIEQDDRFFSRLLAKEVPVGNSSFGVYHGEASAGVPFTWESQPGTPKFKFPETPLPPLTPPPSYYSTTMKNSMKRHSKPGFLNIIFHKLTSRKISLPTSPASSTSSSSSSSQSRSSSPTTPSIFHARVRNSSRRRSFDSRAYEEDYEHESPTSTLCFGIGCRMDSRFGGFLFNYHEGIPRRFSINS; encoded by the coding sequence ATGACAAGCAGGAGAAGCTCAAATGATTCTCAAAAGACCCTGAAAATCGAGCAGGATGACAGGTTCTTCTCAAGGCTTTTAGCCAAGGAGGTCCCTGTGGGAAACTCCTCATTTGGGGTCTACCATGGGGAAGCATCTGCGGGAGTTCCATTCACATGGGAGTCTCAACCCGGTACCCCTAAATTCAAGTTCCCGGAAACCCCTCTCCCACCTCTCACACCCCCACCCTCTTACTATTCCACCACCATGAAAAACTCCATGAAAAGGCACTCAAAGCCCGGGTTCTTGAACATCATCTTCCATAAGCTCACTTCAAGGAAAATCAGTCTTCCAACATCTCCCGCCTCTTCCACTTCCTCATCGTCCTCATCATCACAGTCAAGGTCGTCTTCTCCAACAACCCCTTCAATTTTCCATGCTCGAGTCCGAAACTCAAGCAGAAGACGATCATTTGATTCAAGGGCATACGAAGAAGACTATGAGCACGAATCGCCTACTTCAACCTTGTGCTTTGGGATTGGTTGCAGAATGGATTCTAGGTTTGGAGGCTTTCTGTTCAACTACCATGAAGGCATTCCTAGGAGATTTTCTATAAATTCTTGA